The window ACCATCATTAACGGTATATACGCTGACTGCATTTTTAAACGCAATGGAAAAACTAACAATCTGTATATGCAGGCATCGCTTCACTACTTTTACCGGGAGGCCGGACTGCCCACAGTAGATTTGTCATCCCTCTTGAACTTATGGAAAACAGCACGTGCGGAATAAAACAAAAAACACATCTTGCAGAACTGATGCAGGAAGTCAGGTTAATCATATGGGATGAAGCTCCCATGACTCAGAGGTTTGCATTCGAGGCTTTAGACAAAATGTTAAAAGATATTTTAGGTGCTAAAAATGAGGCGAACCGAAGCAAACTATTTGGCGGAGTACCTATTTTACTTGGTGGTGATTTTCGACAAATATTGCCCGTTATACCAAAAGGAAAGAGACAGGAAATTGTGCAAGCCTGCATAAACCGATCTGAGTTATGGCAAAGTTGTCAGCTACACACCCTCTCCCGCATTATGCGGGTCAACGAGTTTACAGCGGATGGTCAAGTTGACCCTAGAAAACAGCAGTTCAATAAATGGGTACTAGATATTGGAGACGGTAAGGTCCAGGCGGTTTGTAAAGATAGAGAAGAGGAACCAACATGGATCGAGATCCCAGACGAATTCATTGTTAAATCAGATAAACCTCCAATTGATGCGATCATAGATACCATTTTCCCTGATTTTCTTGAAAGACATAAAAATGAAGACTACTTGAGTGAGAGAGCAATTTTAACGCCCCGGAACGATGACGCAGACCAGATAAACAAACATATGTTTAAGAAGCTACATGGACAAACTATGATATACAAAAGCTCGGATGAAATATGCAAGGGCTCAACCGATGCAATTGATCAACACCAATCGTACCCGGTCGAATATTTAAATAAACTAAATTTTCCCGGGGTACCTCCTCACAAGCTAAAACTCAAGATAGGTCAACCAATAATGCTACTACGAAATTTATACCCCAGCGCTGGCATGTGTAACGGGACCCGCCTCATCATAACAGCGTTCCAAAAATTCGTCATTCAAGCTCAGATCATCACCGGTTCACATGTAGGTAACATGGTAATCATACCCAGAATTGTGCTAACTTCCGCCCAAACAAAATGGCCTTTTGTTATGAAACGTATTCAATTTCCAGTTAGGCCATGCTACGCCATGACAATTAACAAGAGCCAGGGGCAATCACTAGACTACATCGGCCTCTACTTACCGAAACCAGTTTTTAGCGACGGACAGCTATACGTCGCACTATCAAGAGTCACTAACCCTAAAGGTCTAAAAATAGTCATGGTTGGTGATACTCAAGGACGGCTTCATAACTTCACAAGAAACGTCGTTTACAAGGAAACCTTCCACAACCATAACCAAAGTATTTAGAGGTAACGCCTGACTCCATTTTCCCCTTTATGTTAACTGCTTCTGTTAACTCTTTATTTCAAAAACATAATCCCCACCTGCCCTAACATACATACAATTTTTCAGGTGGGCGTGTTATTCAACCCTATCACTGTTCAGGCATGTCTCAGTCCTGGCGTTCTAAAGTAAATCAACTCCAGCTTCGCAGGTTTGCTTTTTATTCCCTATTCTATATTTTGTAATACCACTACATTCTTTTTTACTCATAGCCTGTTAATATCTGATTAAACACCCCTGTATAAATAATTAGATATTCTTAGAACACCCTTATTCCCTGATTATAGATTCGACCAAATTCAGGCTGCTTAAAGCATATTAGACCAATTTGTGTATCTATATCGTCCGATCCCCACAACATAACCCCTAGCTGCTTAGCATTACTGTTTATTACACATTTTTCGCAACCTAAATGTTATTGGTTGTTTACAAGACTTCAATCACATTGACACGCCACGTACTCGACGTCACCTATAATCACTGTAATTGTATATTCTGCTTTTAATTTAAATTGTCGATTAATTTTTGTGTTTATTTTTCATTCATCCTTCTTATTCTGTCCAAGGTGTTGTCCACCCTGTTGAAAATGCTTGCTATGTTAAATATATTGACTATTCATGTTCAGTGTATCACATTTTAACAAATGCCATGGGAACATAAAAATTGATCGTCAAATGGTGCAGGTGTACAATCCATGTTCGTCCAGCGGATCAACTTAAAAACACCACAATCTGTTCCTGCAGCAAATATGTGATCCATCGGGAGTGCCATTGCTGAATCAGCCTCTTCTAAAATGAAAGTTAGTCTATACAGGCCTCGCGTTTCCGTTACACACTGAACTGGTCATCTGTTTTGTTATGCACCGACTACTGCATATTCCATGTATATATTAGTCGCTTGAAACATGTCTCCCCTTAACAGCATAGATTTCCCTTACCATAAATGACGTTTGGAATTATTGGAATAGACATTTTATATTTTGTACATTACTATGTCAAACTAATATGGTATACCGCGTGAAACATAAAATACCAGGAACCGTTAACCTCAGCGGGCATGTCCACCACCAAACAtgccccgtgcaacgcacgggcattgaCCACTAGTAATGACTTCATTCCCACAACACTATCATCTTAAGGTAATACGCCCTTACAATTTCAAAATACTACAACATTTAATTTTATCACACCGAATGTTCATGCTGAAAAAAGTAGAAAATCACATTTTCTGCATAAAAAAGAAAATACAAAACTAGTTCTACATACAAAGAAATTCTTCCAAAAACAACTATAGAAGGATATATCAGGGGTATATATATAGCTAGGTAGCAGTTGTGATCATGCCAGCTCATCTGGGGTCTCTTATTTGTTTACAACTAACTCATTGAGCTCTGCATCGACATATGTCATCATTCATGGGTTTGATATAATTATATAAtctaattgattatatatataaggatattaatagcTAGCCTGCAATTTTACATGAAGAAGACTGGCAATTGATCAGCAGCAGCAAACTCCACAAATGATCTCAGATCATCCCAATCTCCATGTTTCATCATCTCCTCCATATCTCTATCAGAAAAGCTAGAACTCGATGCACTCACAGATGGAGCTTGATCAGATACACCTGAAATTGATGTACTAATTCGAGTTATACCACTCGGGTAATTCATCCCATTTGTAAGAGAATCATAATTGTGTTGCTGTTGATAACATAATGTATTCTTCTCATTGATGATGGGAGCTTGGAAGCTAATGTAACTCTTCGTGTCGTGATCATGGGAGTTTAATTCGctgcatgtttttgaagttttttcAACTGTATGATTTCTTTTAGCTGATGATTCTCTCCAATCTGGTAAGGTTTTTTTGTGACACGCATTTCTCTTTATAATTCGACATAATGTCCATACTTCCTGCATTATGAAATGATAAAGAAACTGTTAAGCGAGCAGTGGCATATGTAAGTGTATTGCAGTGGTGTCCTGTGACACCACtactttgattttatttaattttttttaacaaagtaCCCTGCCttcaaaatatataattaaaatttaaGATGTTCACTAAATATAATTATCCCACATCGGGACCCCTTTCACAGTTTTAATTTTAGAATCGCTACTGTAAGCGAGCGTGCTAACATGTCCACACACTCCTCCTCTACTAACCGAATTGCTCGCTAGGGGTGATAATATTATCAGTAACACTTGGCACAAACCATCAGAAGTAGCTATTTGTTAATACATATAAAATGATATCAATGAGATTGATAACGGTTCTCCATGTACTTTGTCTCAtgagatagggagaggtcatgggttcgatccttaggggtgacatgattttctttataacaattaaacaccaataatggtggtatatattgaccctataaggaggttttaccggattcgttcacggacctctatccAGGAACACTACCAGAATGTATGTGTTcctgggtaccgtcgatcgggttcggattTCCGCCTGAACGTGTGTGAtatgtgcaaatgatgagggttgaAATAAATGAccaaaaaatcgccgttcaaaaaaaaaaaaaaaaacctttaaaTCTAAAGAAATTAGCATTTCtaagtattaatatacataaaatgaaaTCAATGAGTTGTGCTTACAGCTTCCTGAGAGATGAATTTGTCATTGATTTTGGTATCGATTTTAGAAGGAGATGAAGGAGGGAGACGAAATTCATGCATCATCCACTCGGTTTTGGTGCCTTTACCAGCACTGCCACGGTAGTAAACCAGAGATTTTTTTAGTCCAATGCAAACAGATCCAGATGTAGTAGAATAAATGGGACGATCGATGCCTGTAGCTTTCCAAAAACCGGAATTAGTTACTCTGTTGGGTCTAATACTATTCCTGTATTTCCTACCCCTTTTACAAAAGAAATACCATTCGTTGTCCGCTACATCGCATGCTTCTGCAGATCATCATTTGTATAAACAAAAAAAATCAACAGAAAATTACAAACATAACATAGAAACTATATATGAATGTTGTCCATTCAATTTGAAAAAGATTAAAAAGTAGAAGATCATAATCAAACTcaactccaatttttttttttactaatgaacTTCAGAAGAGCGATTTATAAAAATTTTGTTGATCTAAAGAAGAGGAGGTTAATTAGTGACAATTGGAACAGATAAGTTATAGTTTTAACATGAAATAAAGATATGTTAGCTATTTAAATTAGTACAATCTTATAAGAAATGTTCATTAATTCTAGACTGATACAAAGTGAAAACTAGCTAATTACTATATACACACAAATGCATGTTCTTGTGTGAGCTACTTCGATCTGTATATATTCAGTTTAATTTGGATATGATCCAATTAATAACCGATCGAAATCATATATAAGCCTGCTAATTTGAATTatactatgtatgtatatattgaaaacagatatatacatatatacatgtctaTAAAGATCATATGTACTAATCAAAACAATTAAGAAGATCAAAATTGAGTCGTACGTGGAAGATCCCATGGATCATATTTGTAGATGTCAATCTGTTTGATGAGATCGAAATTGAGTGGCGGCTTCTTGTCAACTTTGCGACGAAGATAAAATCCAACAAGTTCTTCATCGGTGGGGTGAAAACGAAACCCTGGAAGTGGTATGTCTTTTTCATCATCAACAACTTGTTTGTTACTAATTACTTGCATCTTCTCTATATCCATATATAGATTAATCGATACTAGCTTATTGTTAAATAAGGTAAATACTAcgtataatattacggagtatatttccTAATTAAACCATCAATAATcatgtatgtatgtttgtatgtgaATTAAGTACTTGTGTATGTAAGTATGAAGCGCCTAGCTTAATTAGTTAATTGTTTTATGCAGAGATAAAGCTAGGTTAAATAATGTGAAGAGGGTTCGGGATCAAAGGATCAAATTAGTCAAAGTCATGAGTATTGACTCAGTAGTTTGTCAAACTAGCTAGGGCCCCTCATATGATCAATGAAAAAGTAATGAGTTCAAAACTTATAAACTATGAGGGCCAACAATATCTATCAATAAGAAACATTCAATTCAATTCCCGCATATAAGTCATAGCTACTCGAAGACTGTCTATTATTATAGAGAGCCAATATATTAATATCATGCTATGCAATGAGTAATTAGCTAACAAGAAATTGGTTTAAGGAGCAAATATAGAGAAATTTAACATGTTCATAAAGAATATTTGAGTTCGTGTTTATCGGTTTTTTTCGCAGCTTACTTTTGGTTTAGAAGTTGGTCGCTtttgtttgtaatttgggttggttttgtTTTGGTTTAGGCTAGATAAGATTTGGTATAGATAATTTCATATGTTACCTGCTTTTTAGGTACCAGCCTCATCAGAGTTTCTCTCTTATATCTCCTGTTGAATACATTTTTTAAAACGTTttctagtttttataaaaatttttgTTATGTTTGCCAAAAAAATAGCTAGTTCATTTAGTTATGCATGTTCATGGTGCGTCAACTGTTATTGTTTATTACATTGTTAATTTCCACTTTAATATATTACGAGTTGGTTGACTTGCGTTGTGTTGAGGAAACGTTAACTAAATTCGATTGAGAAAAAAAATAGAAGCAAAGAACATAAATTGATGATCTCAAACTGCTgttcaaataaaaataaataaataattatgtggttgatttgtaatctatatatatatatatatatatatatatatatatatatatatatatatatatatatatatatatatatatatatatatatatatatatatatatatataataaacccaAAAATACATCATCTAATTTTTAATCACTTATCCTAGCCTTTCATTCTTATATAACTCCTTAATCTAGACCCTTAAAATGTCCATATCATGATTATAACCTCATTAATTTAACTAAATTAGCCTTTAAATTGAAAAACAGTGCGGTATCAATCTGAAAAAATAGGCGTTAAGTAAATTTTAAACCGACTAGACAGAAAAAATCCCTAAATTCCTCTGTAGCAAATGAAACGCACCCTAACTTCATTACATGAAATTAGGGTTCTCAAACTCATACAATCACCAAGCTGTTTACGATGATGGTTACATCATGTTAAGCGACGATTAAACAACCTTCAACCCACGCAACAATTTCGGCCTTCAGATTCGATTGCTCGGGTGTGATTATGCAATTTTTACTATTCATCGT of the Rutidosis leptorrhynchoides isolate AG116_Rl617_1_P2 chromosome 5, CSIRO_AGI_Rlap_v1, whole genome shotgun sequence genome contains:
- the LOC139847869 gene encoding transcription factor JUNGBRUNNEN 1-like codes for the protein MDIEKMQVISNKQVVDDEKDIPLPGFRFHPTDEELVGFYLRRKVDKKPPLNFDLIKQIDIYKYDPWDLPQACDVADNEWYFFCKRGRKYRNSIRPNRVTNSGFWKATGIDRPIYSTTSGSVCIGLKKSLVYYRGSAGKGTKTEWMMHEFRLPPSSPSKIDTKINDKFISQEAEVWTLCRIIKRNACHKKTLPDWRESSAKRNHTVEKTSKTCSELNSHDHDTKSYISFQAPIINEKNTLCYQQQHNYDSLTNGMNYPSGITRISTSISGVSDQAPSVSASSSSFSDRDMEEMMKHGDWDDLRSFVEFAAADQLPVFFM
- the LOC139848457 gene encoding uncharacterized protein; the encoded protein is MVQSYQDAMTLCREFDNPDLFITFTSNPKWTEIEGMLSYIEGQRVPDRPKIVARVFKQKLDAMMADIMKAHIFGTCEAGIYIIEFQKRGLPHVHMLIWLTSDFKCKTPEDIDDIIFAEIPSKTQDPDAYKAVTEYMLHGLCGGNILDAPCIIDKKYLLLKYNAHINVEWCNRSRAIKYLFKYLNKGPDRVTIVIQENLSPVNGSTPELVTEVDEIKNYLDCRYLSPCEAVWRMFSFNIHFSKPSVIKLSYHLPNHHTITLCDSDNLPTLLHRESIKETMFTEWFELNKRDPSARNLTYAKIPKNYELNWEALVEDILYKKCKLYNLPDLILSESQLRNYCLLEIQDILNKHGIASLLLPGGRTAHSRFVIPLELMENSTCGIKQKTHLAELMQEVRLIIWDEAPMTQRFAFEALDKMLKDILGAKNEANRSKLFGGVPILLGGDFRQILPVIPKGKRQEIVQACINRSELWQSCQLHTLSRIMRVNEFTADGQVDPRKQQFNKWVLDIGDGKVQAVCKDREEEPTWIEIPDEFIVKSDKPPIDAIIDTIFPDFLERHKNEDYLSERAILTPRNDDADQINKHMFKKLHGQTMIYKSSDEICKGSTDAIDQHQSYPVEYLNKLNFPGVPPHKLKLKIGQPIMLLRNLYPSAGMCNGTRLIITAFQKFVIQAQIITGSHVGNMVIIPRIVLTSAQTKWPFVMKRIQFPVRPCYAMTINKSQGQSLDYIGLYLPKPVFSDGQLYVALSRVTNPKGLKIVMVGDTQGRLHNFTRNVVYKETFHNHNQSGRVIQPYHCSGMSQSWRSKVNQLQLRSLLISD